Proteins encoded by one window of Acuticoccus sp. MNP-M23:
- a CDS encoding HAMP domain-containing sensor histidine kinase, whose protein sequence is MNEVRSRTIARWSAVIAALLLVQTAFLSGAFVLFVSIGQARDNARTLDKLCAMFAQMPISRAVEEASEVGEWDVHRRYLLAVDDASDGLLSGNIVAIPDDLDPAGTPQSVAVERTEPSLSVESDVVARMCTIDDGARMFVGFDRGSESETLGMVKQALAISLVPTAIFAVLGGWFLGTRATERVERVRDVARSITKGDLTRRLPTSRTPDSFDRLSLHINVMLDRIETLLEEVRGVSDDIAHQLRTPLTRLHASLQRMVEESTDNVPVTRVEGALTEARRTLAIVASMLRIREASDERRRRLFEPVELADLVLDVVDLYEPLAAESGVALAADVSGSAIMVGDRDLLMEAVANLVDNAIKFVPGGRVDVVLTQPEGAAMICVIDDGAGIAPAEMDELSKRFSRSWTTAGVDGLGLGLSLVARIAELHDLALRSQQRQPGSRARVCLIPRDDPP, encoded by the coding sequence ATGAATGAGGTCCGGTCGCGAACGATCGCGCGGTGGAGCGCGGTGATCGCTGCACTCCTGCTCGTCCAGACTGCGTTCCTCTCCGGCGCCTTCGTGCTCTTCGTTTCCATCGGCCAGGCCCGCGACAACGCGCGCACGCTGGACAAGCTCTGCGCGATGTTCGCGCAGATGCCCATCTCGCGCGCTGTCGAAGAGGCGAGCGAAGTCGGCGAGTGGGATGTTCACCGGCGCTACCTGCTGGCGGTGGATGACGCCAGCGACGGGCTTCTGTCCGGAAACATCGTCGCCATTCCGGACGACCTCGATCCGGCCGGAACCCCGCAGTCAGTCGCGGTGGAGCGAACCGAGCCGTCGCTGTCCGTCGAGAGTGATGTCGTCGCCCGCATGTGTACCATCGACGACGGGGCGCGCATGTTCGTCGGCTTCGACCGGGGGAGCGAGAGCGAGACCCTCGGCATGGTCAAGCAGGCGCTTGCCATCTCGCTGGTGCCGACGGCCATCTTTGCCGTGCTCGGCGGCTGGTTCCTCGGCACAAGGGCGACCGAGCGCGTCGAGCGGGTGCGTGATGTGGCGCGGTCGATTACCAAGGGCGACCTGACGCGCCGCCTGCCGACGAGCCGCACGCCTGACAGCTTCGACCGCCTGTCCCTGCACATCAACGTCATGCTGGACCGGATCGAGACGCTGCTCGAAGAGGTCCGCGGGGTGAGCGACGACATCGCCCATCAGCTGCGCACACCGCTGACGCGCCTGCACGCCTCGCTCCAGAGAATGGTGGAGGAGAGCACCGACAACGTCCCCGTCACAAGGGTCGAGGGCGCACTGACCGAAGCGCGGCGCACGCTCGCCATCGTGGCCTCCATGCTGCGCATCCGCGAGGCAAGCGACGAGAGACGGCGCAGACTGTTCGAGCCCGTCGAACTCGCCGATCTGGTCCTCGACGTGGTGGACCTCTACGAGCCGCTGGCGGCGGAGTCCGGCGTCGCGCTCGCAGCCGACGTGTCCGGTTCTGCAATCATGGTGGGGGACCGCGACCTTCTCATGGAAGCCGTCGCCAACCTTGTCGACAACGCGATCAAGTTCGTTCCGGGCGGGCGGGTCGACGTTGTTCTGACGCAGCCGGAGGGCGCGGCGATGATCTGCGTCATCGACGACGGCGCGGGCATCGCACCGGCGGAGATGGACGAACTCAGCAAGCGGTTCAGCCGGTCATGGACGACGGCTGGCGTGGACGGGCTGGGCCTCGGCCTGTCGCTCGTCGCCCGCATCGCCGAGCTCCACGACCTCGCCCTTCGCAGCCAGCAAAGGCAGCCGGGCAGCCGGGCCCGCGTGTGCCTCATACCGCGCGACGACCCGCCCTGA
- a CDS encoding response regulator transcription factor, with protein sequence MTAIFCVEDDEATALELTATLARERYEVRRFATGGELMVAIADWTPDLLLLDRRLPDMDGLDIVHMLRTAGNAVPILVLSALSEISERVRGLRAGGDDYLAKPFEAVELLARIDALTRRPATIRESRFSVGPIVADLDRKEAWRDGRALELLPREFDILVYLARREGQIVTRFMLLRDVWGYRFEPRSNVVDVHIGKLRRKLDPPGTEPLIVSVRGQGFRLSIG encoded by the coding sequence ATGACGGCAATCTTCTGTGTGGAGGATGACGAGGCGACCGCGCTGGAGCTTACCGCAACGCTTGCGCGCGAACGCTACGAAGTTCGGCGCTTTGCAACCGGCGGCGAGCTTATGGTGGCGATCGCCGACTGGACCCCTGACCTTCTGCTTCTCGATCGCCGGCTGCCGGACATGGACGGGCTCGACATCGTTCACATGCTGCGGACGGCCGGCAACGCGGTCCCGATCCTCGTCCTCAGCGCGCTGTCGGAAATCTCCGAGCGGGTGCGGGGTCTGCGGGCGGGCGGCGACGACTACCTCGCCAAGCCGTTCGAGGCCGTCGAGCTTCTTGCCCGGATCGACGCTCTGACCCGCCGCCCCGCCACAATCCGCGAATCGCGCTTCAGCGTCGGTCCGATCGTGGCGGACCTTGATCGCAAGGAGGCCTGGCGCGACGGCCGCGCGCTCGAACTGCTGCCGCGCGAGTTCGACATTCTGGTCTACCTCGCCCGGCGCGAGGGGCAGATCGTGACCCGCTTCATGCTTCTGCGCGACGTGTGGGGTTACCGTTTCGAGCCGCGCTCCAACGTGGTCGACGTTCACATCGGCAAGCTGCGGCGCAAGCTCGACCCGCCGGGCACGGAACCGCTGATCGTGAGCGTGCGGGGTCAGGGCTTCAGGTTGAGCATCGGATGA
- the katG gene encoding catalase/peroxidase HPI yields MNEHTKPPADMPIVQEGGTCPFGGSRVAGAIGSHPTIDDWWPNRLKVEILHQNPPMANPYGEAFDYAAAFRTLDIAAVKADIKALLTDAQPWWPADYDNYGPQMIRMAWHMAGTYRIADGRGGAGQGMQRFAPINSWWDNGNTDKSRRLLLPIKNKYGKAISWADLYILTGNCALEIMGFPTFGYGGGRIDAWEADRQTYWGPEGWEADPREKSQPVAQVNMDKRWVGGPDQEVWDLENPLGATHQALIYVNPEGPDGDGNPEHSAREIRISFGRMAMNDEETVALIAGGHAFGKSHGMVDAGKIGPAPEGAPIEAMGLGWHNPEGTGFAQYTMTNGIEGAWTPDPTKWDNEYLTNLFRFEWEPVKSPSGALQWRPRDGQGAPTTPDAHVPGQQNELMMMTSDIALKVDPSYRAICEKFLSDFKYFEDAFSRAWFKLTHRDMGPKSRYLGPEVPAEDLPWQDPIPDLDHPVVDGADISALKDKVLASGLTVPELVFTAWSAASTHRVTDKRGGANGARIALAPQKDWDVNNPALSGKVVDALRGIADAFNASATGGKKVSLADMIVLGGTAAVEKAAKDGGVDISVPFTPGRMDTTQELTDVEQFNWLKPVADGFRNYMQKDVTFTVAPEALFLDRAALLSLTTPEWTALVGGLRVLDTNWDGSRDGVFTDRPGTLTNDFFVNLTSMDFTWEKADDDAMRFRLVNRASGETKFTGTRCDLIFGSNAQLRQIAEAWAADDAKPDFVAAFVAAWHKVMMLDRYETPERVANAG; encoded by the coding sequence ATGAACGAACACACCAAGCCACCGGCTGACATGCCGATCGTGCAGGAGGGCGGCACCTGCCCCTTCGGCGGCTCGCGCGTCGCCGGTGCGATCGGATCGCACCCGACAATCGACGACTGGTGGCCGAACCGGCTGAAGGTCGAGATCCTGCACCAGAACCCGCCGATGGCGAACCCCTACGGCGAAGCGTTCGACTACGCCGCGGCGTTCAGGACGCTCGACATCGCTGCGGTCAAGGCAGACATCAAGGCGCTGCTCACCGATGCGCAGCCCTGGTGGCCGGCGGACTACGACAACTACGGCCCGCAGATGATCCGCATGGCCTGGCACATGGCCGGAACCTACCGGATCGCCGACGGGCGCGGCGGCGCCGGGCAGGGGATGCAGCGGTTTGCCCCGATCAACTCGTGGTGGGACAACGGCAACACCGACAAGTCCCGGCGCCTGCTGCTGCCGATCAAGAACAAGTACGGCAAGGCAATCTCCTGGGCGGACCTCTACATCCTGACGGGCAACTGCGCGCTCGAGATCATGGGCTTTCCGACCTTCGGCTATGGTGGCGGGCGGATCGACGCGTGGGAGGCGGACCGGCAGACCTACTGGGGTCCTGAGGGCTGGGAAGCGGACCCGCGGGAAAAGAGTCAGCCGGTCGCGCAGGTCAACATGGACAAGCGCTGGGTCGGCGGCCCGGACCAGGAAGTCTGGGATCTCGAAAACCCGCTCGGCGCGACGCACCAGGCGCTGATCTACGTCAACCCCGAGGGGCCGGACGGTGACGGCAACCCGGAACACTCCGCGCGCGAAATCCGCATCTCGTTCGGCCGCATGGCGATGAACGACGAGGAGACGGTTGCGCTGATCGCCGGCGGCCACGCCTTCGGCAAGTCACACGGCATGGTGGACGCCGGGAAGATCGGCCCCGCGCCGGAGGGCGCCCCCATCGAGGCGATGGGCCTTGGTTGGCACAACCCGGAAGGCACCGGCTTCGCGCAGTACACGATGACCAACGGCATCGAGGGCGCGTGGACGCCCGATCCGACAAAGTGGGACAACGAATACCTGACAAACCTCTTCAGGTTCGAGTGGGAGCCGGTGAAGAGCCCGTCCGGCGCACTCCAGTGGCGGCCCAGGGACGGCCAGGGCGCGCCGACGACGCCCGACGCCCACGTGCCGGGCCAGCAGAACGAGCTCATGATGATGACCTCGGACATTGCGCTGAAGGTCGACCCGTCATACCGCGCGATCTGCGAAAAATTCCTCTCCGACTTCAAGTATTTCGAGGATGCCTTCTCCCGCGCGTGGTTCAAGCTGACCCACCGCGACATGGGGCCGAAGTCGCGCTACCTCGGGCCCGAGGTGCCGGCCGAGGATCTCCCGTGGCAGGATCCGATCCCCGATCTCGACCATCCGGTCGTCGATGGGGCGGACATTTCCGCGCTGAAGGACAAGGTGCTTGCGTCCGGGCTCACGGTGCCGGAGCTGGTCTTCACCGCATGGAGCGCCGCGTCCACCCACCGCGTCACCGACAAGCGGGGCGGGGCGAACGGCGCACGCATCGCGCTGGCGCCGCAGAAGGACTGGGACGTCAACAACCCGGCGCTGAGCGGCAAGGTGGTCGACGCGCTGCGCGGCATTGCGGACGCGTTCAACGCCTCCGCGACCGGCGGCAAGAAGGTCTCGCTCGCCGACATGATCGTGCTTGGCGGCACGGCAGCGGTTGAGAAGGCGGCGAAGGACGGCGGTGTCGATATCAGCGTGCCGTTCACGCCGGGCCGGATGGATACGACGCAGGAGCTGACCGACGTCGAGCAGTTCAACTGGCTGAAACCGGTGGCTGACGGCTTCCGCAACTACATGCAGAAGGACGTGACCTTCACGGTTGCCCCCGAGGCCCTGTTCCTCGACCGCGCCGCGCTCCTCTCGCTGACCACCCCGGAGTGGACTGCGCTGGTCGGCGGGCTGCGTGTTCTGGACACCAACTGGGACGGCTCGCGCGATGGCGTCTTCACCGACCGGCCGGGGACGCTCACGAACGACTTCTTCGTGAACCTCACCTCCATGGACTTCACATGGGAGAAGGCGGACGATGATGCCATGCGCTTCCGCCTCGTAAACCGCGCCAGCGGCGAGACGAAGTTCACCGGCACGCGGTGCGACCTCATCTTCGGCTCCAACGCGCAGTTGCGCCAGATCGCCGAGGCGTGGGCGGCCGACGATGCAAAGCCCGACTTTGTCGCCGCCTTCGTCGCCGCCTGGCACAAGGTGATGATGCTCGACCGCTACGAGACGCCCGAGCGCGTGGCGAACGCCGGCTGA
- a CDS encoding GntR family transcriptional regulator, with protein MADIDERLSGYNECHIGHNEGHYCKFCIQNDGILNLAKTESAAEQAYRLIREWIIAGRYAEGARLREEELASAAQTSRTPVREALRRLAAEGFVEMQPRSGALVKAWSTESMRDLFNLRALLEGHAAQLAAMRCTTEDIDALAAMNAHMIALTRHRDDGFLTAFSETNTAFHCRILRASGNPQLEAVALPLIDLALIMRNYRRFSSERLEKSCGDHDSLIAALRVRDAALAEAVMRAHILSGGIIAATVSADGSQT; from the coding sequence TTGGCGGACATCGATGAGCGCCTTTCTGGATACAATGAATGCCATATAGGGCATAATGAGGGGCACTATTGCAAGTTCTGTATACAAAATGATGGAATTTTGAATTTGGCGAAGACCGAGAGCGCAGCGGAACAGGCCTATCGGCTGATCCGCGAATGGATCATCGCGGGCCGCTATGCCGAGGGTGCGCGCCTGCGCGAGGAGGAGCTGGCCAGCGCGGCGCAGACGAGCCGCACACCGGTCCGCGAGGCGTTGCGCAGGCTGGCGGCGGAGGGCTTTGTGGAAATGCAGCCGCGCTCCGGTGCGCTCGTGAAGGCGTGGAGCACCGAGTCCATGCGCGACCTGTTCAACCTGCGCGCATTGCTGGAGGGGCACGCTGCGCAACTCGCAGCAATGCGCTGCACGACCGAGGATATCGACGCGCTTGCCGCGATGAACGCCCACATGATCGCGCTGACCCGGCACCGGGACGATGGGTTTCTCACCGCCTTCTCGGAAACCAACACGGCCTTTCACTGCCGGATTCTACGCGCGTCAGGAAACCCGCAGCTGGAGGCGGTCGCGCTGCCGCTGATCGACCTTGCCCTGATCATGCGGAACTATCGCCGGTTCTCTTCGGAGCGGCTCGAGAAGAGCTGCGGCGATCACGACAGCCTGATCGCCGCCCTGCGCGTGCGCGACGCGGCTCTGGCCGAGGCAGTGATGCGCGCGCACATCCTGTCCGGCGGGATCATCGCCGCCACGGTCAGCGCCGACGGCTCGCAAACCTGA
- a CDS encoding isocitrate lyase/PEP mutase family protein, with the protein MSANLRELLARPQCLIAPGIYDLISARIAADAGAEVLYMTGYGTVASYLGLPDAGIASFSDMVNRVAAFARVAEEKGIPLIADGDTGYGGLLNVDHTVREYERAGAAAIQLEDQVFPKKCGHTAGRAVIPVEQMTQKIEVAVEARRSDDFLIIARTDARTTHGFDAALERVEAFDKAGADILFLESPESEEELARVAGHFSKPVLANMVEGGRTPVLNAERLTQLGFSIALFPAIGFLSAGRALDDAYRRLIRDGESAPTQSLYPFDDFSRLMGFQRVWDFDAKHTSR; encoded by the coding sequence ATGTCCGCCAACTTGCGTGAACTGCTTGCTCGACCGCAATGCCTCATTGCTCCCGGCATTTATGACCTGATCTCTGCGCGTATCGCGGCCGATGCCGGGGCGGAGGTCCTCTACATGACCGGCTACGGCACGGTCGCGTCCTATCTCGGCCTGCCGGATGCCGGCATCGCCTCGTTCAGCGACATGGTGAACCGCGTTGCCGCCTTTGCCAGGGTTGCCGAGGAGAAGGGCATCCCCCTCATCGCCGACGGTGACACCGGCTACGGCGGCCTCCTCAATGTCGACCACACGGTGCGCGAGTACGAGCGCGCCGGTGCCGCCGCAATTCAGCTGGAAGACCAGGTCTTCCCGAAAAAGTGCGGGCACACTGCCGGACGCGCGGTGATCCCGGTCGAGCAGATGACGCAGAAGATCGAGGTCGCTGTCGAGGCGCGTCGAAGTGACGACTTCCTCATCATCGCCCGGACCGATGCGCGCACGACGCACGGGTTCGACGCCGCGCTTGAACGGGTGGAAGCGTTCGACAAGGCGGGGGCGGATATCCTGTTTCTGGAATCGCCCGAGAGCGAGGAGGAGCTTGCCCGGGTCGCCGGCCACTTTTCCAAGCCCGTTCTGGCCAACATGGTCGAGGGCGGGCGCACGCCGGTTCTGAACGCCGAGCGTCTCACCCAGCTGGGCTTTTCCATCGCGCTCTTCCCGGCGATCGGCTTCCTGTCCGCCGGTCGTGCGCTGGACGACGCCTATCGCCGGCTGATCCGGGACGGCGAAAGCGCGCCGACGCAGTCGCTCTACCCCTTTGATGACTTCTCAAGATTGATGGGCTTCCAGCGCGTCTGGGATTTCGACGCCAAACACACCTCCCGCTGA
- a CDS encoding TRAP transporter substrate-binding protein, with translation MKHTVIAFAAAICLTVPASADVITLASTVPNTGINKVMVDTLTEEMNERMSDDSLDIFLDGTLGGERELIDLVRIGESQIHMGVLHASEYFPNLDATLVPYLFPDYASVEAFLASETGDKLKAVLEEKGNAKFLGTYYQGARWATANKPFTTVDELKGLKVRMPEIPLWIEIWSGLGAVTTPMPSPEVFSALQTGVIDAQENMLSNIYGRRIYEVQKYLVATRHQQSYVTVMANLDFWNGLSAEGQSALQASVDAATTAATEAAEAENERIVNLIKDAGLEVIEPAPEFRQKAMPVIEKAAKGALDDGIYEAAVAVIEAQPSTDTAK, from the coding sequence ATGAAACATACCGTCATCGCTTTCGCGGCAGCCATCTGCCTGACAGTTCCGGCCAGTGCGGATGTAATCACGCTCGCCTCCACAGTGCCGAACACCGGCATCAACAAGGTGATGGTCGACACGCTCACGGAAGAAATGAACGAGCGCATGTCCGACGACAGCCTCGACATCTTTCTCGACGGCACCCTTGGCGGCGAGCGTGAGCTGATCGACCTCGTGCGCATCGGCGAGTCGCAGATCCACATGGGCGTCCTCCACGCCTCCGAATATTTCCCGAACCTCGATGCGACGCTCGTCCCCTACCTGTTCCCCGACTATGCGAGCGTGGAGGCCTTCCTTGCTTCTGAAACCGGCGACAAGCTGAAGGCCGTGCTGGAGGAGAAAGGAAACGCGAAGTTCCTGGGCACATACTACCAGGGTGCGCGTTGGGCGACCGCCAACAAGCCGTTCACCACGGTCGACGAGCTGAAGGGCCTCAAGGTTCGCATGCCGGAGATCCCGCTGTGGATCGAGATCTGGTCCGGCCTTGGCGCCGTCACCACGCCGATGCCCTCGCCCGAAGTCTTTTCCGCCCTCCAGACCGGTGTCATCGATGCGCAGGAGAACATGCTCTCCAACATCTACGGCCGGCGGATCTACGAAGTGCAGAAGTACCTCGTCGCCACGCGGCACCAGCAGAGCTATGTGACCGTGATGGCCAATCTCGACTTCTGGAACGGTCTGTCCGCTGAAGGGCAGTCGGCTTTGCAGGCCTCCGTGGACGCTGCGACCACGGCGGCGACCGAAGCTGCGGAAGCCGAAAACGAGCGCATCGTGAACCTCATCAAGGACGCGGGCCTCGAAGTGATCGAGCCCGCGCCGGAGTTCCGCCAGAAGGCGATGCCGGTGATCGAGAAGGCCGCCAAGGGCGCCCTCGACGATGGCATCTATGAAGCAGCGGTCGCGGTGATCGAGGCACAGCCGAGCACCGACACCGCAAAATGA
- a CDS encoding TRAP transporter small permease subunit translates to MTRLTDGLAKAAEALATIAFIGFFVFILAQIGYRYLGLSLVFSEELARLLNLYVVFLGLVVVTVRHGHIRIDILDRMLGNGPLTAALYRIQLVLTFIFLASVAWGSWSLTAANWPYPLATLHFVPKGAIYLAPFLGAAVGAVVSLLRLAQPVPPLGVLELEEIE, encoded by the coding sequence ATGACCCGCCTCACGGACGGGCTCGCCAAGGCCGCGGAGGCCTTGGCGACGATCGCATTCATCGGCTTCTTCGTCTTCATCCTGGCGCAGATCGGCTATCGGTACCTCGGTCTGAGCCTGGTGTTCTCCGAAGAGCTGGCGCGGCTGTTGAACCTTTATGTCGTATTCCTGGGTCTGGTCGTCGTGACGGTGCGGCACGGCCATATCCGGATCGACATCCTCGACAGGATGCTGGGCAACGGCCCGCTGACGGCAGCGCTCTACCGCATCCAGCTCGTTCTCACGTTCATCTTTCTGGCGTCGGTCGCCTGGGGGTCGTGGTCATTGACCGCCGCCAACTGGCCTTATCCGCTCGCCACGCTCCATTTCGTGCCGAAGGGAGCCATTTACCTCGCCCCCTTCCTCGGCGCTGCGGTCGGCGCCGTCGTTTCCCTCCTGAGGCTCGCGCAGCCCGTACCGCCGCTCGGCGTACTGGAACTTGAGGAAATCGAATAG
- a CDS encoding TRAP transporter large permease produces the protein MASGLTSMIVLIALLLLGVSAAVALGLASMGYFAYTRGILEIPHAIIAQRLVAGVDSFTLLAIPLFIFVGHMMNGSGATTRLFAFANALVGHVRGGLAQVNIVASMLFAGMSGSGVADAAGLGAMEVRAMREAGYDEKTTIGVTVGSSLIGPIIPPSIPAILYAVLAGVSASDMLLAGLIPGLAMAGALMALAAFMARKRNLPASPFPGVRALGATFARAFAPLLTPVILLSGIFAGVFTATEAAAVAGLWALLVATVFYRNLGFWGVIEVFRRTAYDTAVIFFILAASSLFAWVLTRARVPDTLANWITEFTTQPAVLMALLVVFLLFIGCFMAVSVAINVLTPILVPIVIAFGFDPVHFGIVMIMLLVIGEATPPFGMVLFAMTKVANTSYEKVAIASLPWLGAILAVILIVAAVPQLALWLPGLLR, from the coding sequence GTGGCCTCTGGTCTCACCTCCATGATCGTGCTGATCGCGCTCCTGCTTCTGGGCGTGTCGGCGGCGGTCGCGCTCGGTCTCGCCTCGATGGGCTATTTTGCCTACACCCGCGGCATTCTGGAGATCCCGCACGCCATCATCGCGCAGCGCCTTGTGGCGGGCGTCGATTCATTCACCCTCCTTGCGATCCCGCTGTTCATCTTCGTCGGCCACATGATGAACGGTTCGGGCGCCACGACGCGTCTGTTCGCCTTTGCCAACGCGCTGGTCGGTCATGTGCGCGGGGGGCTTGCCCAGGTGAACATCGTGGCATCGATGCTGTTCGCCGGCATGTCCGGCTCCGGTGTCGCCGACGCGGCCGGCCTCGGCGCCATGGAAGTGCGCGCGATGCGCGAGGCGGGCTACGACGAGAAGACGACGATCGGCGTCACGGTCGGCTCCTCGCTCATCGGTCCAATCATTCCGCCAAGCATCCCGGCAATCCTCTACGCGGTTCTCGCCGGCGTCAGCGCCTCGGACATGCTCCTGGCGGGGCTCATCCCGGGCCTCGCGATGGCCGGCGCGCTGATGGCCCTTGCCGCGTTCATGGCACGCAAGCGCAACCTGCCGGCAAGCCCGTTCCCGGGCGTGCGCGCGCTCGGGGCCACCTTCGCGCGCGCCTTTGCGCCCCTTCTCACTCCTGTAATCCTGCTTTCGGGGATTTTCGCGGGGGTGTTCACCGCAACCGAGGCGGCGGCCGTCGCAGGTCTCTGGGCGCTTCTTGTCGCCACCGTCTTCTACCGCAATCTCGGGTTCTGGGGCGTTATCGAGGTGTTCCGGCGCACGGCCTACGATACCGCGGTGATCTTCTTCATCCTCGCGGCATCTTCGCTGTTCGCCTGGGTGCTGACACGCGCGCGGGTGCCAGATACGCTTGCCAACTGGATCACCGAGTTCACCACGCAGCCCGCGGTGCTGATGGCGCTCCTCGTCGTCTTCCTGCTGTTCATCGGCTGTTTCATGGCCGTGTCGGTGGCGATCAATGTGCTGACGCCGATCCTCGTGCCCATCGTCATCGCGTTCGGCTTCGATCCGGTTCACTTCGGTATCGTGATGATAATGCTACTGGTTATCGGCGAAGCGACGCCGCCGTTCGGCATGGTGCTGTTTGCCATGACCAAGGTGGCAAATACGAGCTATGAGAAGGTGGCGATCGCCTCGCTGCCCTGGCTGGGGGCGATTCTGGCCGTCATTCTGATCGTCGCGGCGGTGCCGCAACTGGCACTCTGGCTTCCCGGCCTCCTGAGATAA
- a CDS encoding MFS transporter, producing MPATVRLPLLLAETTAVQAVGSAAVLAIAAVAPAVALSVGVPASLIGTQIAIVYLGGIVSSIFAGMLVGSVGPCRTSQISMVLNAFGALLCALPAVLPIVAGSLVIGLAYGLINPAASTLLAQHAPPRRRNIVFSIKQTGVPIGAAMVGLAGPSMALALGWGSLLVAIALISLGLAAALEPGRKTLDTDAPRSTLSAGAALRGLLGILRNGPLACLALASFCFSAIQLCTISFLVVMLVQDYGFGLVAAGGILAIVQGAGIAGRLFWGGVADVVGAGARVLAGLALLMACAAGTIVAAGLFGWPTAVVIAALIVLGFTGIGWNGVYLSEVARFAPMGDVSAITGAAMVFTFAGVLVGPNVFGALHALFGTFAEAFITLVIAAGVAFALMMTILARGTPKAATSR from the coding sequence ATGCCCGCCACTGTGCGTCTTCCTCTGCTTCTGGCCGAAACCACCGCGGTCCAGGCCGTCGGGTCGGCTGCGGTTCTTGCAATCGCAGCCGTCGCTCCGGCGGTGGCTCTGTCTGTCGGGGTGCCGGCCTCGCTGATCGGGACGCAGATCGCGATCGTCTATCTTGGCGGGATCGTGTCTTCGATCTTTGCCGGCATGCTCGTTGGCAGTGTCGGGCCCTGCCGGACCAGTCAGATCTCCATGGTGCTCAATGCGTTCGGCGCCTTGCTGTGCGCGCTGCCCGCGGTTCTGCCGATCGTCGCCGGCTCCCTGGTGATCGGCCTGGCCTATGGTCTCATCAACCCCGCCGCCTCAACCCTCCTTGCCCAGCACGCCCCGCCGCGGCGCCGCAACATCGTTTTCTCGATCAAGCAGACGGGCGTCCCGATTGGCGCGGCAATGGTGGGCCTTGCCGGTCCGTCGATGGCGCTTGCGCTGGGGTGGGGGTCGCTGCTCGTCGCCATCGCGCTCATCTCGCTGGGCCTTGCCGCCGCTCTCGAACCAGGCCGCAAGACCCTCGACACCGACGCTCCGCGCAGCACGCTCTCCGCCGGGGCAGCGCTTCGCGGCCTCCTCGGTATCCTGCGCAACGGCCCGCTCGCCTGCCTCGCGCTCGCCTCCTTCTGCTTCTCGGCGATCCAGCTCTGCACGATCTCCTTCCTCGTCGTCATGCTGGTGCAGGACTACGGCTTCGGCCTTGTCGCGGCAGGCGGGATTCTCGCAATAGTGCAGGGGGCGGGTATTGCCGGCCGTCTGTTCTGGGGCGGTGTCGCCGATGTCGTGGGCGCGGGGGCTCGTGTGCTGGCAGGGCTTGCCTTGCTGATGGCATGTGCGGCCGGCACCATCGTTGCCGCAGGCTTGTTCGGCTGGCCCACCGCAGTCGTCATCGCCGCGCTGATCGTCCTCGGGTTCACCGGGATCGGATGGAACGGCGTCTACCTGTCGGAGGTTGCGCGCTTCGCGCCGATGGGCGACGTCAGCGCGATCACCGGCGCTGCGATGGTCTTTACCTTCGCCGGGGTGCTGGTCGGCCCGAATGTCTTCGGCGCGTTGCACGCCCTGTTCGGCACCTTCGCCGAAGCGTTCATCACGCTTGTCATCGCGGCGGGTGTGGCATTTGCGCTGATGATGACAATTCTCGCGCGCGGCACGCCCAAAGCGGCCACCAGCCGCTGA